Within Deinococcus metalli, the genomic segment CTGAAGATGGCCAAGGCCTTCTGCGAGGCCGACCCGAGCGCCGTGGTGCTCGTGGTCTGCGCAGAACTGTGCACCATCCACATGCACTCGGCACGTGATGCAGACACCCTGATCGCGAACTCGGTGTTCGCGGATGGAGCGGCGGCGGCCGTGGTCAGTGCCCGAACACCGGCTGTGTCAGCGCCTGTTCTGCGTCTGGATCACTTCGAGACGACCCTCACGCCCGCTGGGGTGGGCGAAGCCGACATGGCGTGGACGATCGGCGACCAGGGCTATGACATGGTGCTGAGCACCTACGTTCCCGCCATCATTGAAGCGCACATCGGAGACGCGCTCGCACCTCTCTTTGCCCATGAGCCTGCCCTGGGAGACGACCCTCTGAACGGCATAGCGCAGTGGGCGATTCATCCTGGGGGCCGCTCGATTCTGGACAAGGTGCAGGCGAGCCTCGGGCTGAGTGACGAGCAGCTCCACCCATCGCGCGAAATCCTGCGTCAGTACGGCAACATGAGCAGCGCGACCGTGCTGTTCATCCTGGCGGACCTGCTCCGCGACGCGGGCAGTG encodes:
- a CDS encoding type III polyketide synthase → MIRDIIRSQPELDRLAQRLTTSVFNASGIDQRHSVVTEFQADPDASPGLFFDPSTGRLLTPSTGARNEYYIVHATELFVRAAGAALAACPGLTADDITHVVTVSCTGFYAPGPEYAIVRALGLRPNVSRFHVGFMGCYAAFPALKMAKAFCEADPSAVVLVVCAELCTIHMHSARDADTLIANSVFADGAAAAVVSARTPAVSAPVLRLDHFETTLTPAGVGEADMAWTIGDQGYDMVLSTYVPAIIEAHIGDALAPLFAHEPALGDDPLNGIAQWAIHPGGRSILDKVQASLGLSDEQLHPSREILRQYGNMSSATVLFILADLLRDAGSGDRVCAMAFGPGLTVESGLMTKLTGLA